AGGTTGAACCCGATCTCGAGACCGATGTCGAGTTCATGCCAGGCCTGCGACTGGTACACGAGCTCGCGGACGACCCAGTCGCCGATCAGCTCGATCAGGCCGAGCTCCTCGGCGAGCGGGATGAACTCGATGGGCGGGACCATCGTGCCGTCGGGCTCGATCCACCGGATCAGCGCCTCCACCCCGACCATGCGCCCGGTCGCGAGCTCGATCACCGGCTGGTAGTGCAGGGTCCAGCGCTGCGTGTCGACCGCCTTGCGCAGCCGGGTGACGAACTGCAGCTTCGCGCTCGAGTCGGAGGCGCCGTTCGAGGAGATCGCGTAGCCGGCCGGGCCGCTCTTCTTCGATTCGTACATCGCGGCCTCCGCGTTGCGCTGGAGACCGTTGGCGTCGTCGGCGTCCTGCGGGTAGAGGCTGATGCCCATGCTGACCGAGACGTAGAGCTCCGTGCCGTCGATCGTGATCGGCGGCAGCATCGCGTCCTTCACCCGCTGAGCGGCCGCCTCGGCCCGAACGACCGCCCCCTCCATGTCGCCGCCGGCATCGCGCTCGAGGTCAGCGATCAGCATCAGGAACTGGTCGCCGCCACGGCGGGCGACGAGGTCGGTCTCTCGGGACGCCCCTCGCAGCCGATCGGCGACCGCGCGCAGGACCTCGTCGCCGCCCGTGTGCCCGAGCGAGTCGTTCACCAGGCGGAAGTCGTCGACGTCGACCGCGATCACGGCGACCGCTGCGTCGTGCCGCCGGGCCCTGGAGATGGAGAGCTCGAGCAGCTCGTCGAACATCGACCGGCTGGGCAGGCCCGTCAGCTCGTCGTGGTAGGCGAGGAACGCCACGTTCTCCTCGCCTCGCTTGCGTTCGGAGATATCCATCATCACGCCGTGGGAGAAGCGCGGCACGCCGCGGTCGTCGCGCACCATCCTGGCCTCATCGTGCACCCACACGATGTGGCCGTCGCGGTGGAACAGTCGGTACTCCATGCGGAAGGCCTCACCGGTCTCGTTGTGCCGCTCGTTCTCGGCGATCGCCCGCGCCCGGTCGTCCGGATGCAGCAGCTTCGGCCAGAGCTCCTCGTCCTCGATCCATTCGGCCGGCGAGTAGCCCAGCACCGTCTCGATCTGCGGGCTGATGTAGATGGTGGACGCGTTCTCGTCGGTGGCGTCGATGTAGCTCACGGCGGGTCCGTGCTCGATCATCGAGCGGTACCGATCCTCTTCCAGCGCTTGCGTCCGCTCGGCGAGCTCATGGTCGAAGAAGACGCCGAGGTTCCCCGCCACCGCCCGCATCGCGTCGATCTCGGCCTCGCTCCACGCCCGCTCTCGGGTGCAGTCGTCGAACCCGACGTATCCCCACCACTCCTCGCGTACGAACACCGGCACGGTCAGTGTCGAGAGCACCCCCTCGGCTTCGAGGACGGCGCGCTCGGTGTCCGGCATCGCTCGCACGGGCTCGGCGAGCACGTCGCCGCGCCAGTAGAGGTCGATGCGCCTGGTGAACGCCGGCGCGTAGGGGTGCAGGTGGTTGCCGGGATCGTCGAAGATCGGGGCGATCCCTGAGGCGTTCCATTCCGCACGGAGGTCCATCCATAGACGCCCCTGAGGGTCGCGGACGTTCTGGAACAGGTAGGCGCGGTCGGCGCCCGCGGCGCTGCCGAGGTGCGCCAGCACCTCTCGCAGCCTGCCCGCGGTATCGCCGTCCCCACGGAGCAGACGCTCGGCAGAGAACGCGACAGCGCTCAGCACGGCCTCGCCCCGAGCCGTGGAAGCCTCCATCTCTCCTCCAGCTATCGGCCCAGGTCGGAGGCCGCTTTACGCCTGCTACCCTGGTCCGACGATGGCTGACTACCGAGAGATCCTGCACGAGCGCCTGTACGTGAAGGTGCCCGGAACCGACACGCTGCGCAAGACCGCCGCCAACCGTGAGAAGCACCTGCTCGCCAACGGATGGCGCGAGCTCGACCGCCAACAGCGGACCGACCACGTGATGGTCATGTTCGAGCGCACCGGACACGCGCCGATGAAAGCTCGGTTGCCCAAGCAGGCACCCGAGGTGCGCATCGAACGCCGTCCCCGACGCGACGACAATCGGGGCGGCGGCCGGCGGCGCTGAGCCCGGAACGGCATCCGGCGGGTCCCATCGAGTCCCCGGATAACGTTCGGTTCCAGACGTGCTTCACCGGACGTTCTTCGGCTATCCTTGAGTTTCGCCGAAGGAATGCCGAGCGCCTCTTGCCCTGCCCATTCGGGAAGGAGCCCCGTCGCCGGCCCGACCAGACGCAGGAGGTGGCCCATGAGCGCCGCAGAGAACCCCAGCACCGTCCGTCCGGCCCATCGCGAGGCTCATGCCCACGCCTCCGAGGACCAGCCGTTCCACTACCCGCTCCAGCGGGAGTACGTCGAACCCGACTGGACCAGGCTTCCCGGCTACCGCGACGTCACGAGGCAACAGTGGGAGTCCGCGCAGTGGCAGCGCGCGCACTCCGTGAAGAACCTCAAGGAGTTCAAGGAGGCGCTCGGCGACTTCCTCACCGACGACCTCCTCGAGGACATCCGCCGCGACCAAGAAGAGCGCGCGACGATGTCGATGCTGATCCCGCCACAGATGATCAACACGATGGAGGTCAACGACTTGCGCGCCGACCGTGTCCGTCGGTACATGGCCCCGGCGTTGAGCGACCGCGAGACCGAATGGGCGTCGCACCCCATGGCCTCACGCGACTCGCTCCACGAGGCCGACATGTGGGCGGTCGAGGGACTCACCCACCGCTACCCCACGAAGGTGCTCGCCGAGCTGATCCCGACCTGCCCCCAGTACTGCGGGCACTGCACGCGCATGGACCTCGTCGGCAACGACACCCTGCAGGTCCTGAAGTACAAGTTCGAGATCAAGCAGAACGAGCGCT
This genomic interval from Actinomycetota bacterium contains the following:
- a CDS encoding EAL domain-containing protein, which codes for MEASTARGEAVLSAVAFSAERLLRGDGDTAGRLREVLAHLGSAAGADRAYLFQNVRDPQGRLWMDLRAEWNASGIAPIFDDPGNHLHPYAPAFTRRIDLYWRGDVLAEPVRAMPDTERAVLEAEGVLSTLTVPVFVREEWWGYVGFDDCTRERAWSEAEIDAMRAVAGNLGVFFDHELAERTQALEEDRYRSMIEHGPAVSYIDATDENASTIYISPQIETVLGYSPAEWIEDEELWPKLLHPDDRARAIAENERHNETGEAFRMEYRLFHRDGHIVWVHDEARMVRDDRGVPRFSHGVMMDISERKRGEENVAFLAYHDELTGLPSRSMFDELLELSISRARRHDAAVAVIAVDVDDFRLVNDSLGHTGGDEVLRAVADRLRGASRETDLVARRGGDQFLMLIADLERDAGGDMEGAVVRAEAAAQRVKDAMLPPITIDGTELYVSVSMGISLYPQDADDANGLQRNAEAAMYESKKSGPAGYAISSNGASDSSAKLQFVTRLRKAVDTQRWTLHYQPVIELATGRMVGVEALIRWIEPDGTMVPPIEFIPLAEELGLIELIGDWVVRELVYQSQAWHELDIGLEIGFNLSPRQFWQPDLSDRILSRIVDGGLDPAQVVVEITESSAMMDPDRAQEILWDLHRGGLRIAIDDFGTGYSSLSRLREMPVDVLKIDRAFVSDVGTDEQSASIVGAFLELARGLGMTTLAEGIETTEELAFLRERECMLGQGFLFSKPVPPEEIIAYAFGGVPGAATKVTSADRA